The following proteins are encoded in a genomic region of Deltaproteobacteria bacterium:
- a CDS encoding homoserine kinase, which translates to MKTRQVQVVVPASTANLGPGFDCLGLALSLHNTIEVELSDQDQKVEITVEGEGANLLPRDNKNLILESISIVAGDGLKNRGLRIKAASKIPLSSGLGSSAAATVAGLVAANALFETNLSPEELLSIAAEKEGHPDNAAAALFGGLVAVSGDGKTIHLAEFDIAPLQVVIALPALQLSTVEARKVLPKQVSLKDAVANMGGSIFVLKALETGDFDQLRWAMKDRWHQPYRELLIPGFHEVSEAALKNGAAAVTLSGAGPSLAAFAPEGHQKIAAAMASAFQAKGISCRTFILPVDQKGAQVKLL; encoded by the coding sequence ATGAAGACGCGACAGGTGCAGGTGGTTGTTCCTGCGAGTACCGCAAACCTCGGTCCTGGGTTTGACTGTCTGGGACTTGCCCTGTCTCTTCATAATACGATTGAGGTTGAACTGTCTGATCAGGACCAGAAGGTGGAAATCACCGTTGAAGGGGAAGGGGCCAACCTCCTCCCTCGCGATAATAAGAATCTGATCCTTGAGTCCATCAGTATCGTTGCCGGCGATGGTCTGAAAAACAGAGGCCTCCGGATCAAGGCCGCGAGCAAGATCCCTCTCTCTTCCGGTTTGGGGTCGAGCGCGGCGGCTACCGTGGCTGGCCTCGTTGCCGCCAATGCCTTGTTTGAAACAAATCTCAGTCCGGAAGAATTATTGTCTATCGCCGCGGAGAAGGAAGGGCACCCTGACAACGCGGCGGCGGCGCTTTTCGGAGGTCTTGTTGCCGTCAGTGGGGACGGCAAAACGATTCACCTCGCTGAATTTGACATCGCCCCATTACAAGTGGTTATTGCCCTCCCAGCCCTTCAGTTGAGCACCGTCGAGGCGAGGAAGGTTTTGCCGAAACAGGTTTCTTTGAAGGATGCGGTGGCCAATATGGGCGGTTCCATTTTTGTCCTCAAGGCGCTTGAGACGGGTGATTTTGACCAACTTCGGTGGGCGATGAAAGATCGGTGGCACCAACCGTATCGAGAGCTGCTCATCCCCGGGTTTCATGAGGTCTCGGAGGCGGCCCTGAAAAATGGGGCGGCGGCGGTTACCTTGAGCGGCGCGGGGCCAAGTCTTGCCGCCTTTGCCCCGGAAGGTCACCAGAAGATCGCAGCGGCGATGGCCTCCGCCTTTCAGGCGAAAGGGATCAGTTGTCGGACATTCATCCTTCCGGTGGATCAGAAGGGGGCGCAGGTCAAGCTGTTGTAG
- a CDS encoding MMPL family transporter, which yields MPFLRQWQRQIFFLSAVFLLISSIFLGRLRFDKDLENRFLPEDPAWSARQYEKSLFGGGEEVFLLSEWEGTISPRELLRKTDQWKEELSLIPGVSRVISLFDLPPLREEPDKAVTHPFARKNFLKKDGRGTVLVLSLESGLEKSAKGQELLQLLEDWIDRQEGPWRMALAGALPFQARAVREAHREAIFIGGLVFLLLTGLLACFFRSWRGALLVVLAGLLSITATFGLAGLWGTALNQFALIIIPVILAVGLLDHVHLFFGYSLAREEGMLPEEALGRLYAELAVPCFWTSSTTIAGFAALLVSSVSQIRQFGALGMLGTAVAYLVSFGFLPWLLFRFDFRKRPAVSRRLQEFLRPRRPVWVVACALFLMGAALPGVLRVRVTPDFPNLFRRHHPITHELERIEREWGGLATISFLLTLKEGIEPSDPRLIERLRDFSSLLAGRELVTAVVSPLDFLTAAAQNHQGTLGSLPLQEEKGTLFPDWLNLKERTLRVVARVRMMQPEKFPSLASDLYGFQKNLADLFHVRLTGWPLLFKNLEYRLLDEMGAGFLLALAAIGLQLLIALRSVRLWLLALIPNLVPLTVVFGVLGWSGHGFSSGLLLAPGIALGLLADNTIHYCFRLRRGMKATGSLATAMEETIHKAGLPMVLTALVLVVGFSALFLSVFRGNQILAAVIIAVVILGLAGDLILFPSLLLLFKGARRIF from the coding sequence ATGCCTTTTCTCCGTCAATGGCAACGCCAAATTTTTTTCCTTTCCGCTGTCTTTCTTCTCATCTCATCAATCTTCCTGGGTCGCCTCCGGTTTGACAAGGATCTCGAGAATCGTTTCCTGCCGGAGGACCCGGCCTGGTCCGCCCGGCAGTACGAGAAGAGCCTCTTTGGGGGTGGGGAAGAGGTTTTTCTGTTGTCTGAATGGGAAGGGACCATTTCCCCTCGGGAACTTTTGAGAAAGACGGACCAATGGAAGGAGGAATTGTCTCTCATTCCCGGTGTCTCCAGGGTTATTTCACTGTTTGACCTCCCTCCACTCAGGGAAGAGCCTGACAAGGCGGTGACCCATCCTTTTGCGAGAAAGAATTTTTTGAAGAAAGATGGCCGGGGGACCGTCTTGGTCTTATCCCTGGAGAGCGGCCTTGAGAAATCGGCGAAAGGTCAGGAACTTCTCCAGCTCTTGGAGGATTGGATTGACCGTCAGGAAGGCCCTTGGCGGATGGCCCTTGCCGGGGCGCTCCCTTTTCAGGCGCGTGCCGTCAGGGAGGCCCACCGGGAGGCGATTTTTATCGGGGGTCTTGTTTTTCTCCTTCTCACAGGACTTCTGGCCTGTTTCTTTCGTTCTTGGAGGGGGGCGCTCCTGGTTGTTCTGGCCGGTCTCTTGAGCATTACCGCCACCTTTGGATTGGCCGGTCTCTGGGGAACGGCGCTCAACCAGTTTGCCCTGATTATCATCCCTGTAATTCTGGCTGTGGGGCTCCTGGACCATGTCCATCTTTTTTTCGGCTACAGTCTCGCCCGGGAAGAAGGGATGTTGCCGGAAGAGGCCTTGGGCCGGCTTTACGCCGAACTGGCGGTCCCCTGTTTTTGGACCTCCTCGACGACGATCGCTGGTTTTGCGGCACTCCTGGTCAGTTCTGTCTCCCAGATCCGCCAGTTTGGGGCCCTCGGGATGCTCGGAACCGCCGTCGCCTATCTCGTTTCCTTTGGGTTCCTCCCTTGGCTTTTGTTCCGGTTCGATTTCAGAAAAAGGCCGGCGGTTTCACGGCGCCTACAGGAGTTCCTGAGGCCGCGAAGACCGGTCTGGGTGGTGGCTTGTGCCTTATTCCTGATGGGGGCCGCCCTCCCTGGAGTCTTGAGGGTACGGGTGACCCCCGACTTTCCGAACCTTTTCCGCCGCCATCACCCGATCACCCATGAATTGGAGCGGATCGAACGGGAGTGGGGTGGGTTGGCCACCATTTCGTTTCTTCTGACGCTGAAGGAAGGGATTGAGCCGAGTGATCCCCGGCTCATTGAAAGGCTCCGTGATTTTTCATCCCTCCTTGCCGGGAGGGAGTTGGTGACCGCCGTGGTCTCGCCGCTCGATTTTCTAACAGCGGCCGCTCAGAATCACCAAGGGACCCTCGGTTCCCTCCCGTTGCAAGAAGAAAAGGGGACCCTCTTCCCGGACTGGTTGAATCTCAAGGAGCGAACCTTGAGGGTTGTGGCCCGGGTCAGGATGATGCAGCCGGAGAAATTTCCCTCTCTGGCGAGTGACCTTTATGGGTTCCAGAAAAACCTGGCCGATCTTTTTCATGTCCGGTTGACCGGCTGGCCCCTCCTTTTTAAAAACCTGGAATACCGGTTGCTGGACGAAATGGGGGCAGGGTTCCTCCTCGCCCTGGCGGCGATCGGCCTGCAATTACTCATAGCCCTTCGCTCCGTTCGTCTCTGGCTCTTGGCGCTGATCCCCAATCTGGTCCCACTGACGGTCGTTTTTGGCGTTCTCGGGTGGTCAGGCCACGGATTCAGCTCAGGGCTTTTATTAGCCCCGGGGATCGCTTTGGGTCTTCTGGCGGATAATACGATTCATTATTGTTTTCGCCTGCGGAGGGGGATGAAGGCCACCGGATCGCTTGCCACGGCGATGGAGGAGACGATCCACAAGGCCGGTCTGCCGATGGTGTTGACGGCGCTGGTTCTGGTTGTTGGGTTTTCAGCGCTTTTTCTTTCCGTCTTTCGAGGCAACCAGATCCTGGCGGCGGTGATTATCGCCGTCGTTATCCTTGGTCTGGCGGGCGATCTGATTTTATTTCCTTCTCTCCTGCTCCTCTTTAAAGGGGCTAGACGAATCTTCTGA
- a CDS encoding aminotransferase class V-fold PLP-dependent enzyme: MKNLRPIYLDHHATTPVDPRVFRGMEPYFCENFGNAASKSHLFGWKAEGAVEKAREQVAQSIQSSTKEIVWTSGATEANNLALIGIATAYQTKGDHLITCSTEHSSILDPCRYLQERGFKITTLPVNQEGMIDLDDLTKAFTKKTILVSLMAANNEVGTLHPTVEIGKITRKQGVLLHIDAAQGCGKIPVTVQSMGVDLLSLSAHKVYGPKGVGALYLRKGVRPLPLFYGGGHERGFRSGTLPVPLIVGMGEAFEIAGNEMETEARRLKRLRDQLFRGLTQRLEGVVLNGPPTTERLPGNLNVSFEGIDAEALMAGLPNIAVSSGAACTSAKAEPSHVLRAMGLSSERIKGSVRFGLGRFTTEEEIDHVIEKVVEKVQELRKKNPLLP; encoded by the coding sequence TTGAAGAACCTTCGGCCTATCTACCTCGATCACCATGCCACAACCCCGGTCGACCCGCGGGTCTTCAGGGGGATGGAGCCTTACTTCTGCGAAAATTTCGGGAACGCCGCCTCCAAAAGTCATCTCTTCGGTTGGAAGGCGGAAGGGGCTGTGGAAAAGGCACGGGAACAGGTCGCTCAATCGATCCAATCCAGCACCAAAGAGATTGTCTGGACCAGCGGGGCAACCGAGGCCAACAATCTTGCCCTGATTGGCATTGCCACCGCTTATCAGACCAAGGGTGATCATCTGATCACCTGTTCTACAGAACACAGCTCTATTTTGGACCCCTGCCGTTACCTCCAAGAAAGGGGATTCAAGATCACTACCCTTCCGGTGAATCAGGAAGGGATGATTGACCTGGATGATCTCACAAAGGCTTTTACCAAGAAAACAATCCTTGTCTCCCTGATGGCCGCCAATAATGAGGTAGGCACCCTCCACCCCACCGTTGAAATCGGCAAAATAACCAGGAAACAGGGGGTTCTTCTCCATATCGATGCCGCTCAAGGGTGCGGGAAGATTCCTGTCACTGTTCAGTCGATGGGGGTCGATCTCCTTTCCCTATCAGCCCATAAGGTGTACGGGCCGAAGGGCGTAGGAGCCCTTTACCTGAGAAAAGGGGTGAGGCCCCTCCCTCTCTTCTATGGGGGTGGGCATGAAAGGGGCTTTCGTTCAGGGACACTGCCGGTCCCTTTGATTGTTGGGATGGGGGAGGCCTTCGAAATTGCGGGGAACGAAATGGAAACAGAAGCCAGGCGACTGAAGAGACTGCGGGATCAACTATTCCGAGGACTCACCCAAAGATTGGAGGGGGTTGTTCTAAACGGCCCCCCGACAACGGAGCGGCTCCCCGGAAATTTGAACGTCAGCTTTGAGGGAATTGACGCGGAGGCGTTGATGGCCGGCCTGCCGAACATTGCCGTCTCCTCCGGGGCCGCCTGCACCTCGGCCAAGGCGGAACCTTCCCACGTCCTGAGGGCGATGGGGCTTTCCTCTGAAAGGATTAAAGGTTCAGTCCGTTTTGGACTGGGGCGGTTCACAACGGAAGAGGAGATTGATCACGTCATCGAAAAGGTCGTCGAAAAAGTCCAGGAATTACGAAAAAAAAATCCCCTCTTGCCATAA
- a CDS encoding MGMT family protein, with the protein MRIGGKKGTRKRIREGVGTPFQKEVWEALLAIPRGETRSYRWVAQKISRPKAVRAVANACGANPYAPEVPCHRVICSDGQLGGYSRGIAFKKRLLWQEGIFFS; encoded by the coding sequence ATGAGAATAGGCGGGAAGAAAGGGACAAGGAAGAGGATTCGAGAGGGGGTGGGGACCCCTTTTCAGAAGGAGGTTTGGGAGGCCCTTTTGGCCATTCCCAGGGGGGAGACCCGTTCTTACCGATGGGTTGCCCAAAAAATCAGCCGGCCGAAGGCGGTCCGGGCGGTGGCCAATGCCTGTGGGGCAAACCCTTATGCCCCGGAAGTTCCTTGCCATCGGGTGATCTGTTCGGATGGCCAATTGGGGGGGTATTCGCGAGGGATCGCCTTCAAGAAGCGCCTGTTATGGCAAGAGGGGATTTTTTTTTCGTAA